A genomic segment from Sorangium aterium encodes:
- a CDS encoding homocysteine S-methyltransferase family protein yields MVDVARSPLGSTAVAAEAAIVVLDGPLGTELAARGVETPAPLWSAAALLDARGRDVVRAIHRDYARAGATVHTANTFRTKRRQAGAAWAELAARAVSLAREAVRDEGPQHRVAGSIAPLEDCYRPDLSPADARQEHRELAQALAGAGVDLLLCETFPHVGEALVALEEAVATGVEAWVSFTAGPGSDLLSPEHIGLAAREAASRGARAVLVNCTPATRTLAHIERLAACGVPFGAYANAGAEAEGLGWGVGVDQRGSAAARYAELARRWLEAGATIVGGCCGTGPAHIAALRALVDGARPARAPAGSPR; encoded by the coding sequence ATGGTGGACGTGGCCAGATCGCCGCTCGGTTCAACTGCTGTGGCCGCCGAGGCTGCCATCGTGGTCCTCGACGGCCCGCTCGGGACCGAGCTCGCCGCGCGCGGGGTCGAGACGCCGGCGCCGCTCTGGAGCGCCGCGGCCCTGCTCGACGCGCGGGGCCGCGACGTGGTCCGCGCGATCCACCGGGATTACGCGCGCGCGGGCGCGACGGTGCACACGGCGAACACGTTCCGCACGAAGCGGAGGCAGGCGGGCGCCGCCTGGGCCGAGCTGGCGGCGCGGGCGGTCTCGCTGGCGCGCGAGGCCGTGCGCGACGAGGGCCCGCAGCACCGGGTCGCCGGCAGCATCGCGCCGCTCGAGGATTGCTACCGGCCCGACCTGAGCCCGGCCGACGCGCGGCAGGAGCACCGAGAGCTCGCGCAGGCGCTCGCGGGCGCGGGCGTCGACCTCCTCCTCTGCGAGACGTTCCCGCACGTCGGCGAGGCGCTCGTGGCGCTCGAGGAGGCGGTCGCCACGGGCGTCGAAGCATGGGTGTCGTTCACGGCGGGTCCGGGCTCGGATCTGCTCTCGCCCGAGCACATCGGGCTCGCCGCGCGGGAGGCGGCCTCTCGAGGCGCGAGGGCCGTGCTCGTCAACTGCACCCCTGCGACTCGCACGCTCGCGCACATCGAGCGGCTCGCGGCGTGCGGCGTCCCGTTCGGGGCCTACGCGAACGCGGGCGCCGAGGCCGAGGGGCTCGGCTGGGGCGTTGGCGTCGACCAGCGCGGCTCGGCGGCCGCGCGTTACGCGGAGCTCGCGCGCCGCTGGCTCGAGGCGGGGGCCACGATCGTGGGCGGGTGCTGCGGGACGGGGCCCGCGCACATCGCGGCGCTGCGCGCGCTCGTCGACGGGGCGAGGCCCGCGCGCGCCC
- a CDS encoding S53 family peptidase: MLPSGLPRPAGGIYFDFGAAPEEDRFRALMGFPTRDVAGLESAIEDMYDPGKPDTFRKYMSVETWMERHAPSESDVAAVEDWLVQQKMEIRRRSKNRLLLEFAGTVEQFNAAFDTELRDFERENPSAGGKPLRTFGALDPLRPPQRIIDLASGVVSVEIPADTEPLAAEGGSIETDPPPEQEKGYTPAQIARAYGVEALHTGGHSGQGVKVGVVVGATFKKRDLQSFWRSFGILSRDNPVEVVTADPISTRYVETTLDMQWSGAMAPEAELIAYQGPDARTHSILYAWNEAIAAGEVSVLSTSFAHREETEAQMIREQYNEAARMGAALGMTIVVASGDSSRPDVPSSSPYVTCVGGTVLELGDGGEVAREVAWSGSGSGRSRAFDTPWWQESVVQDAQGTRAVSDVALSASSDSPYWLYFLGEWERRSGTSFAAPVFAGLMASVNSHRIAQGKPVAGWLNRALYTDAGVQAAFRDITEGKTPEGFSAGPGWDYPTGWGAPLADKLAEALP, translated from the coding sequence GTGCTCCCGAGCGGCCTTCCCCGGCCGGCCGGGGGGATCTACTTCGACTTCGGCGCGGCGCCGGAGGAGGACCGCTTCCGCGCGCTGATGGGGTTCCCGACCCGGGATGTCGCCGGGCTCGAGAGCGCGATCGAGGACATGTACGATCCTGGGAAGCCGGACACGTTCCGGAAGTACATGTCGGTCGAGACCTGGATGGAGCGCCACGCCCCATCCGAGAGCGACGTCGCGGCCGTCGAAGACTGGCTCGTCCAGCAGAAGATGGAGATCCGAAGGCGGTCCAAAAACCGGCTCCTGCTCGAGTTCGCGGGCACGGTCGAGCAGTTCAACGCCGCGTTCGACACGGAGCTCCGCGACTTCGAGCGCGAGAACCCCTCGGCCGGCGGTAAGCCGCTGCGCACGTTCGGCGCGCTCGATCCGCTCAGGCCGCCGCAGCGGATCATCGATCTCGCGTCGGGCGTCGTCTCGGTCGAGATCCCCGCGGACACCGAGCCGCTCGCGGCCGAGGGGGGCTCGATCGAGACGGACCCTCCGCCGGAGCAGGAGAAGGGGTACACGCCCGCGCAGATCGCGCGGGCCTATGGGGTCGAAGCGCTCCACACCGGCGGCCACAGCGGGCAGGGCGTGAAGGTCGGCGTCGTGGTCGGGGCGACGTTCAAGAAGCGGGATCTCCAGTCGTTCTGGCGATCGTTCGGCATTCTCTCGCGCGACAACCCCGTCGAAGTGGTCACCGCCGATCCGATCTCCACGCGTTATGTCGAGACCACGCTGGACATGCAGTGGTCGGGCGCGATGGCGCCCGAGGCCGAGCTCATCGCGTACCAGGGGCCGGACGCGCGCACCCACTCCATCCTCTATGCGTGGAACGAGGCGATCGCTGCCGGCGAGGTGTCGGTGCTCTCGACGTCGTTCGCGCACCGCGAGGAGACGGAGGCGCAGATGATCCGGGAGCAATACAACGAGGCGGCGCGCATGGGCGCGGCGCTCGGGATGACGATCGTCGTCGCGAGCGGCGACTCGAGCAGGCCCGACGTGCCGTCGTCGAGCCCGTATGTGACGTGCGTCGGCGGGACGGTGCTCGAGCTCGGCGACGGCGGCGAGGTCGCGCGCGAGGTGGCGTGGAGCGGCTCCGGCTCGGGCCGATCGCGCGCCTTCGATACGCCGTGGTGGCAGGAGAGCGTCGTCCAGGACGCGCAGGGCACGCGCGCGGTCTCCGATGTCGCGCTGAGCGCGTCGTCGGACTCCCCGTACTGGCTCTACTTCCTGGGCGAGTGGGAGCGGCGCAGCGGCACGTCGTTCGCCGCGCCGGTGTTCGCCGGGCTGATGGCGTCGGTGAACAGCCACCGGATCGCGCAGGGCAAGCCCGTCGCCGGGTGGCTGAACCGGGCGCTGTACACCGATGCGGGCGTGCAGGCCGCCTTCCGCGACATCACCGAGGGCAAGACCCCCGAAGGGTTCAGCGCGGGGCCCGGCTGGGACTATCCGACCGGCTGGGGCGCTCCGCTCGCGGACAAGCTCGCGGAGGCGCTCCCCTAG
- a CDS encoding L,D-transpeptidase family protein yields the protein MACSFPDARARRRGGRLRRASALAAAALVAACGPGEEPPGRSAAAQPAALEPALADAGVVEPLDGGAAVEAEPAASREALRPGRGDKLASIAMRTFVYAAPERGALKLGYLRAGAIVERAAAPSGDAGCAGGWYAIHPRGFVCVGKGASLDLDHEIVAATPAGPRRGEPYPYRYVVSRKPPPHLYVHLPSEAEQRRVEGRSRAQGTPAWSRRDEALLGEPEPLTPFYASRRDLPKPLGAAEKARFPAHRGRARADSAFGLISTFEWTGRRFGLTTELDLIPIDRTSAVTPTAMRGVEVKSEGTPAFVMHHGVRTLKPDASGELRPDGWAAHRSGWVLTGKTAAGGAYAETDAGVWIPASALRVARLGRDFWGHAARGRKWIDISIELQTLVAYEGERPVFATLVSTGRGELGDPATTSATVQGTFFIREKHVTATMDGDELSESSIDLRDVPYVQYFHNSYALHGVYWHDAFGKVRSSGCVNLAPADAAWLFAWTDPPVPEGWHAAFNDKGGTLVYIHA from the coding sequence ATGGCTTGCTCTTTCCCGGATGCGCGCGCGCGCCGCCGCGGTGGTCGGCTGCGGCGCGCGTCGGCGCTCGCCGCGGCGGCGCTCGTGGCGGCATGCGGCCCGGGCGAGGAGCCGCCGGGGCGCTCGGCCGCCGCGCAGCCGGCGGCCCTGGAGCCGGCGCTCGCCGACGCGGGCGTCGTGGAGCCGCTGGACGGCGGCGCGGCCGTCGAGGCCGAGCCCGCGGCGTCCAGGGAGGCGCTGCGGCCCGGGCGCGGCGACAAGCTCGCGAGCATCGCGATGCGCACGTTCGTGTACGCCGCGCCCGAGCGCGGCGCGCTCAAGCTCGGTTACCTGCGGGCTGGCGCGATCGTCGAGCGCGCCGCGGCGCCGTCGGGCGACGCGGGGTGCGCCGGCGGGTGGTACGCCATCCATCCCCGCGGCTTCGTGTGCGTCGGCAAGGGCGCCTCGCTCGACCTGGACCACGAGATCGTCGCCGCGACGCCGGCCGGCCCGCGCCGCGGCGAGCCGTATCCGTACCGTTACGTCGTGTCGCGGAAGCCGCCGCCGCACCTCTATGTCCACCTGCCGAGCGAGGCCGAGCAGCGGCGCGTCGAGGGGCGCTCGCGCGCCCAGGGCACCCCTGCGTGGTCCCGCCGCGACGAGGCGCTCCTGGGCGAGCCGGAGCCGCTCACGCCCTTCTACGCGAGCCGCCGCGACCTGCCCAAGCCGCTCGGCGCTGCCGAGAAGGCGCGCTTCCCCGCGCACCGCGGGCGCGCGCGGGCCGACTCGGCCTTCGGCTTGATCTCCACCTTCGAGTGGACAGGGCGGCGCTTCGGACTGACGACCGAGCTCGACCTCATCCCGATCGATCGCACCTCGGCTGTCACCCCCACGGCGATGCGCGGCGTGGAGGTGAAGAGCGAGGGGACCCCCGCGTTCGTCATGCACCACGGGGTGCGCACGCTGAAGCCGGACGCCTCGGGCGAGCTCAGGCCGGACGGCTGGGCGGCGCACCGCTCCGGCTGGGTGCTCACCGGCAAGACGGCCGCCGGCGGCGCCTACGCGGAGACCGACGCGGGCGTGTGGATCCCCGCGTCCGCGCTGCGGGTCGCGCGGCTGGGCCGCGACTTCTGGGGGCACGCGGCGCGCGGAAGGAAGTGGATCGACATCTCGATCGAGCTCCAGACGCTCGTCGCCTACGAGGGCGAGCGCCCCGTCTTCGCGACCCTCGTCTCGACGGGCAGGGGCGAGCTCGGCGATCCCGCGACCACCAGCGCCACCGTGCAGGGCACGTTCTTCATCCGCGAGAAGCACGTCACGGCGACGATGGACGGCGACGAGCTCAGCGAGTCGTCCATCGACCTGCGGGACGTGCCCTATGTCCAGTACTTCCACAACAGCTACGCGCTGCACGGCGTCTACTGGCACGACGCGTTCGGCAAGGTGCGGAGCAGCGGCTGCGTGAACCTCGCGCCCGCCGATGCGGCGTGGCTGTTCGCGTGGACCGATCCCCCCGTCCCCGAGGGCTGGCACGCCGCGTTCAACGACAAGGGCGGGACGCTCGTGTACATCCACGCCTGA
- a CDS encoding TolC family protein: MRTERRRSRALASRLLPLVAGLALSSAAAAGCAAPSSTADMARIRELSRVELPPSAASEEVDPEPAAGARALGQAPRRPLTADAAVRIALLNNRELRAVLKEVGVARGNLEQAGKLPNPEIAIGVTPLQEGVEHAHLELGVEIDLTSALLSPLHARAARSEHEAARYRAAGAVVDLGYQVRAAFYAVQAAEQRLGIANRALDAFAAARDAARALFEAGNVPELDVATQEAGYEEARVTAAQIELELLSQRERLTRLLGLSGAATSWTIAGAVPAAPDALATPPRAESLALRASLELAELRSRLEAAAGRAGALRAEGWVPDVALGVHGERELGASDEAHEHPWVVGAEVRLSLPLFDRRQGAEAAQAAEFDGLLERYHGRAVDVRSAVREARNRLVFAHARAQHYARVILPARKRVLEQTLLQYNAMQVGVFQLLSARREQLDAELAAVEALREHWTAKAAFDALLAGRRVEAAGAGAPAAMPRASATGEGGH; the protein is encoded by the coding sequence ATGCGCACTGAACGCCGGCGATCGCGCGCGCTCGCCTCGCGCCTCCTGCCGCTCGTGGCAGGCCTCGCGCTCTCCTCGGCGGCCGCGGCCGGCTGCGCCGCCCCGTCGTCGACCGCCGACATGGCGCGGATCCGCGAGCTCTCCCGCGTCGAGCTCCCGCCGAGCGCGGCGTCGGAGGAGGTCGATCCGGAGCCGGCCGCCGGCGCGCGCGCCCTCGGCCAGGCGCCGCGGCGGCCGCTCACCGCGGACGCCGCGGTGCGGATCGCGCTGCTCAACAACCGCGAGCTGCGCGCCGTGCTGAAGGAGGTCGGCGTCGCCCGGGGCAACCTCGAGCAGGCGGGCAAGCTCCCGAACCCGGAGATCGCGATCGGGGTGACGCCGCTGCAGGAGGGGGTCGAGCACGCGCACCTCGAGCTCGGGGTCGAGATCGACCTCACGTCGGCGCTCCTCTCGCCGCTCCACGCGAGGGCGGCGCGCTCGGAGCACGAGGCCGCGCGCTACCGCGCCGCGGGCGCGGTCGTCGATCTCGGCTACCAGGTGCGCGCCGCGTTCTACGCCGTGCAGGCGGCGGAGCAGCGCCTGGGCATCGCGAACCGCGCGCTCGACGCGTTCGCCGCGGCCCGCGACGCCGCCCGCGCGCTCTTCGAGGCGGGCAACGTCCCGGAGCTCGACGTGGCGACGCAGGAGGCGGGTTACGAGGAGGCCCGCGTCACGGCCGCGCAGATCGAGCTGGAGCTCCTCTCGCAGCGCGAGCGGCTCACCCGGCTGCTCGGCCTCTCCGGCGCGGCGACCTCCTGGACGATCGCCGGCGCGGTCCCGGCGGCGCCCGACGCGCTCGCCACGCCGCCGCGCGCGGAGTCCCTGGCCTTGCGGGCGAGCCTCGAGCTCGCGGAGCTGCGCAGCCGGCTCGAGGCGGCGGCGGGGCGCGCCGGGGCCTTGCGCGCCGAGGGCTGGGTGCCGGACGTGGCGCTCGGCGTTCACGGCGAGCGGGAGCTCGGCGCGAGCGACGAGGCGCACGAGCACCCGTGGGTCGTCGGCGCCGAGGTCCGCCTCTCGCTCCCGCTCTTCGATCGGCGGCAGGGCGCCGAGGCCGCGCAGGCGGCGGAGTTCGACGGCCTGCTGGAGCGCTACCACGGGCGCGCCGTCGACGTCCGCTCGGCGGTCCGCGAGGCGCGCAACCGGCTGGTGTTCGCGCACGCGCGCGCGCAGCACTACGCGCGCGTGATCCTCCCGGCGCGCAAGCGGGTCCTGGAGCAGACGTTGCTCCAGTACAACGCGATGCAGGTCGGCGTCTTCCAGCTGCTCTCGGCGCGCCGAGAGCAGCTCGACGCCGAGCTCGCGGCGGTCGAGGCGCTGCGCGAGCACTGGACGGCGAAGGCTGCGTTCGACGCGCTCCTGGCAGGGCGCCGCGTCGAGGCCGCGGGGGCCGGAGCTCCCGCGGCGATGCCGAGGGCCTCGGCCACCGGCGAAGGAGGGCATTGA
- a CDS encoding multicopper oxidase family protein, with protein sequence MDRRAFIHAGGLAAGAAILTQGLAHAQQRPGAPPAAGAATPPPRRTAAPGGQPAVVTPNGSTLPLRVVDGVKVGHLVAGPLEHEIAPGLKSEVWGYNGSTPGPTIEAVEGDRLRIYVTNSLPEATTVHWHGLVLPNGMDGVAGLTQPPIAPGETYVYEFVVRYPGTYMYHSHFDEMTQIALGAVGMFVVHPRRPRGPRVDRDFVLMTHEWKINAGARRPDPNAMSDFNVLTFNGKAFPATAPLLVGRGERVRVRLGNLGPMDHHPIHLHGLSFQVTATDGGFVPESAQYPETTVLVPVGSTRVIEFVPEEPGDWAVHCHMTHHTMMQMGHGLPNMVGAATRALDRRMGRVMPGYMTMGTTGMGGMGEMPMPIPANSLPMRGGAGPFSYIDMGGMFTVLKVRDEPDKADPAGWYVHPAGTVAGPASAERMRADGIDPASGGKPGG encoded by the coding sequence ATGGACCGACGTGCTTTCATCCACGCGGGCGGTCTGGCCGCCGGCGCCGCCATCCTCACGCAAGGGCTCGCCCATGCGCAGCAGCGCCCTGGCGCGCCGCCCGCTGCGGGCGCCGCGACGCCCCCGCCTCGCCGGACCGCCGCGCCCGGGGGGCAGCCCGCCGTGGTGACACCGAACGGCAGCACGCTCCCGCTGCGGGTGGTGGACGGCGTGAAGGTCGGCCACCTCGTGGCGGGCCCCCTCGAGCACGAGATCGCCCCCGGCCTGAAGAGCGAGGTGTGGGGCTACAACGGGAGCACGCCCGGCCCGACCATCGAGGCGGTCGAGGGCGATCGCCTGCGCATCTACGTGACGAACTCCCTGCCGGAGGCCACCACGGTCCACTGGCACGGCCTCGTGCTGCCGAACGGCATGGATGGAGTCGCCGGGCTCACCCAGCCCCCGATCGCGCCCGGCGAGACGTATGTTTACGAGTTCGTCGTGCGGTATCCGGGGACGTACATGTACCACTCGCATTTCGACGAGATGACCCAGATCGCGCTGGGCGCGGTGGGGATGTTCGTCGTGCACCCGAGGAGGCCCAGGGGCCCGCGCGTGGACAGGGATTTCGTGCTGATGACGCACGAGTGGAAGATCAACGCGGGGGCGCGCCGGCCCGATCCGAACGCGATGAGCGACTTCAACGTCCTCACGTTCAATGGCAAGGCGTTCCCCGCGACGGCGCCGCTCCTCGTCGGCCGCGGCGAGCGCGTGCGCGTGCGCCTCGGGAACCTCGGCCCGATGGATCACCACCCGATCCACCTGCACGGCCTGTCGTTCCAGGTCACGGCGACGGACGGCGGGTTCGTCCCCGAGTCGGCGCAGTACCCGGAGACGACGGTCCTTGTCCCGGTCGGCAGCACGCGGGTCATCGAGTTCGTCCCCGAGGAGCCGGGCGACTGGGCGGTGCACTGCCACATGACCCATCACACGATGATGCAGATGGGCCATGGCCTGCCGAACATGGTCGGCGCCGCGACCCGCGCGCTCGATCGGCGGATGGGCCGCGTGATGCCCGGCTACATGACGATGGGGACCACGGGGATGGGCGGCATGGGCGAGATGCCCATGCCTATCCCCGCGAACAGCCTGCCGATGCGCGGCGGGGCCGGGCCGTTCTCGTACATCGACATGGGGGGAATGTTCACCGTCCTCAAGGTCCGCGACGAGCCGGACAAGGCGGACCCGGCCGGGTGGTATGTGCACCCGGCCGGCACCGTGGCCGGACCGGCGAGCGCCGAGCGGATGCGGGCGGACGGCATCGACCCCGCTTCGGGTGGGAAGCCGGGCGGGTGA
- a CDS encoding DUF2914 domain-containing protein — translation MAMKMARRMTFLALCTVSLAGCGERHDARPPAQAAAASPAATQCPEPAAATAAAPAGPPAATVTAPAPDANVVADKGSKGSREAKEKGRGAAELKVKRLVIAEGVKDREPVAPGTTFHAPETPRLYAFLEVENRSDAEGEVTVAFVPPGGGAPVGNVTLGVGPSPRWRTWAFTRGARQAGEWTAVVRSETGEELARAPFEVTL, via the coding sequence ATGGCAATGAAGATGGCTCGACGGATGACGTTTCTGGCGCTTTGCACGGTCTCGCTCGCCGGCTGCGGCGAGCGTCACGACGCGCGGCCTCCGGCGCAGGCCGCTGCCGCGAGCCCCGCGGCGACGCAGTGCCCCGAGCCTGCAGCCGCGACGGCGGCGGCGCCCGCAGGCCCGCCGGCCGCGACGGTGACGGCGCCCGCGCCGGACGCGAACGTCGTGGCGGACAAGGGGAGCAAGGGGAGCCGCGAGGCCAAGGAGAAGGGGAGGGGGGCGGCGGAGCTGAAGGTGAAGCGGCTGGTGATCGCGGAGGGGGTGAAGGACCGCGAGCCGGTGGCGCCGGGGACGACGTTCCACGCGCCGGAGACCCCGCGGCTCTATGCGTTCCTGGAGGTCGAGAACCGGAGCGACGCGGAGGGCGAGGTGACGGTGGCGTTCGTCCCGCCGGGCGGCGGGGCGCCGGTGGGGAACGTGACGCTCGGGGTCGGGCCGTCGCCGCGGTGGCGGACGTGGGCGTTCACGCGCGGGGCGCGGCAGGCGGGGGAGTGGACGGCGGTCGTGCGGTCGGAGACGGGCGAAGAGCTCGCGCGCGCGCCGTTCGAGGTGACGCTGTAG
- a CDS encoding Uma2 family endonuclease codes for MAQAAVRTGLSPQEYLDFERSSPLRHEYADGELFAMAGGTLEHSAIAANIIGELRNAIRGRGCRVLTSDMRIKIAATRRYVYPDGAVVCARPEFEDEQRDTLLNPRVIVEVLSESSEAYDRGDKFAQYRTLPSLEEYVLASQKAPRIEVFTRQPDGSWLLRIHGPGEHAALSSLGSALDVDQVYLGVFEQDAMGEAPQDAP; via the coding sequence ATGGCACAAGCCGCGGTCCGCACCGGCCTTTCGCCGCAGGAATACCTGGACTTCGAGCGTTCGTCGCCGCTTCGCCACGAATACGCGGACGGTGAGCTCTTCGCCATGGCGGGCGGCACGCTGGAGCACAGCGCGATCGCCGCGAACATCATCGGTGAGCTGCGGAACGCGATCCGCGGTCGGGGGTGCCGGGTGCTCACCTCCGACATGCGCATCAAGATCGCCGCCACGCGCCGCTACGTGTACCCCGATGGCGCCGTCGTTTGCGCGCGTCCCGAGTTCGAAGACGAGCAGCGCGACACGCTCCTGAACCCACGTGTCATCGTCGAGGTGCTCTCCGAATCCAGCGAGGCCTATGATCGCGGGGACAAGTTCGCCCAGTACCGGACGCTACCGTCGCTCGAGGAGTACGTGCTCGCATCGCAGAAGGCGCCGCGAATCGAGGTCTTCACGCGGCAGCCTGACGGCAGCTGGCTGCTCCGGATCCACGGCCCCGGCGAGCACGCAGCGCTGTCCTCCCTCGGCAGCGCGCTCGACGTCGACCAGGTGTACCTGGGCGTCTTCGAGCAGGATGCGATGGGAGAAGCGCCGCAGGACGCGCCCTGA
- a CDS encoding metallophosphoesterase, whose product MYQLGGLVVTLVNGLLGLILWRRLRAAFPRHGAMISALCAAGLLLAALPALLMAAASFSGLRALQRHAPEPLALIAMGMQVGLLLYGLLLGLVTLACAAVRALHRLQPRRNAPIALDAQTTTNSQASGGAEANPAAQDIPAPADIAARPEAVDERRRRLVVGATWALPAAAVAVSMGGVLASRQRPVVVRLALPVRRELTSLHGVTIAQLSDVHVGSFMDAERLDELRDAMNAVRADIHVVTGDLLDHHVSQLELSARLLRGLRPARGQLFFSMGNHEYIAARSADVGTIVKGLEEAGAQVLVDEAREVRIGSDHLWMGAIDYPSRARPGEPARRPTRDGLDRALGQMRDDGAPRVVLSHHPGTFRTARELPFDLMLSGHTHGGQISLGRIGDYALTPMLPAGLYHNGHYEHRGRRLHVNAGAGGWLPVRINCPPELTLVELVPA is encoded by the coding sequence GTGTACCAGCTCGGCGGCCTCGTCGTCACGCTCGTCAACGGCCTCCTCGGCCTGATCCTCTGGCGGCGGCTCCGCGCGGCGTTCCCTCGACATGGAGCGATGATCAGCGCGCTCTGCGCTGCGGGGCTGCTGCTGGCCGCGCTCCCGGCGCTGCTCATGGCCGCAGCGAGCTTCTCGGGGTTACGCGCGCTCCAGCGCCACGCGCCGGAGCCGCTGGCGCTGATCGCCATGGGCATGCAGGTGGGCCTGCTCCTCTACGGGTTGCTCCTCGGGCTCGTCACGCTCGCGTGCGCGGCCGTCCGGGCGCTCCATCGGCTCCAGCCGCGCCGAAACGCCCCGATTGCGCTCGATGCCCAGACCACCACGAACAGCCAGGCCAGCGGCGGCGCCGAGGCCAACCCGGCCGCTCAGGACATCCCCGCGCCAGCGGATATCGCGGCCCGACCGGAGGCCGTCGACGAGCGCCGCCGCCGCCTCGTCGTCGGCGCGACATGGGCGCTGCCGGCGGCGGCGGTCGCGGTCTCGATGGGCGGCGTGCTCGCGTCGCGGCAACGACCGGTCGTGGTGAGGCTCGCGCTGCCGGTGCGCCGCGAGCTGACGAGCCTGCACGGCGTCACCATCGCGCAGCTCAGCGACGTGCACGTCGGCAGCTTCATGGACGCGGAGCGGCTCGACGAGCTCCGCGACGCCATGAACGCGGTACGCGCGGACATCCACGTCGTCACCGGCGATCTGCTCGATCACCACGTCTCGCAGCTCGAGCTGTCCGCGCGGCTGCTCCGGGGCCTGCGCCCCGCCCGAGGGCAGCTCTTCTTCTCCATGGGCAACCACGAGTACATCGCCGCGCGATCGGCCGACGTGGGGACGATCGTGAAGGGCCTCGAGGAAGCGGGCGCCCAGGTGCTCGTCGACGAGGCGCGGGAGGTCCGCATCGGCAGCGATCACCTGTGGATGGGCGCCATCGACTACCCGAGCCGCGCGCGCCCGGGAGAGCCCGCCCGGCGCCCGACGCGCGACGGACTGGATCGAGCGCTAGGCCAGATGCGGGACGACGGCGCGCCGCGCGTCGTCCTCAGCCACCATCCGGGCACGTTCCGCACCGCCCGCGAGCTGCCGTTCGATCTGATGCTGTCCGGCCACACGCACGGCGGGCAGATCTCGCTCGGCCGCATCGGCGATTACGCCCTCACGCCGATGTTGCCCGCCGGGCTCTACCACAACGGGCATTACGAGCACCGCGGCCGGCGCCTCCACGTCAACGCCGGCGCCGGAGGCTGGCTGCCGGTCCGCATCAACTGTCCGCCAGAGCTCACGCTCGTCGAGCTCGTGCCCGCCTGA